The following coding sequences lie in one Anoplolepis gracilipes chromosome 4, ASM4749672v1, whole genome shotgun sequence genomic window:
- the Nap1 gene encoding nucleosome assembly protein 1-like 1 isoform X2 — protein MTTDPERAVNSSATESVEDEDDSNRPKSTFRSPEVLDALRNYVPPVLLEQMQSQPIPVKRRIKALKQLQLVTTNIEAKFYEEVHALECEYYKMCAPIYQKRCEIVSGIYEPTDEQCVWESDEDEETLNNYMKEKAKIEDNKENKETENEDDAKGIPDFWLTIFKNVGTLADMVQEHDEPILKHLSDIKVKFLECNPMGFVLEFHFTSNEYFSNTVLTKEYIMKCAPEKNDPFSFEGPEIFKCKGCVIDWKKGKNVTIKTIKKNQKHKSRGSMRTVTKTVQNDSFFNFFSPPIVPEDSEADIDDETQALLTSDFELGHYIRERIVPRAVLYYTGEGLEDEDEDYEDEEDGDDDDDVDEDEEDEEGSSPNAPSDQA, from the exons ATGACAACCGATCCGGAACGCGCCGTCAATAGTAGTGCTACGGAATCCGTTGAAGACGAAGATGATAGCAACCGACCAAAAAGTACTTTTCGTAGTCCTGAAGTGTTAGATGCTCTTCGAAATTATGTTCCTCCAGTACTATTAGAG caaaTGCAGTCTCAGCCTATTCCTGTCAAACGCAGGATTAAAGCTTTGAAACAACTGCAGCTTGTCACTACTAATATTGAGGCTAAATTTTACGAGGAAGTCCATGCTTTGGAatgtgaatattataaaatgtgtgcACCCATATATCAGAAGCGGTGTGAGATAGTATCTGGTATATATGAGCCAACGGACGAACAATGCGTGTGGGAAAGCGATGAGGATGAAGAAactctaaataattatatgaaagaaaaagcaaaaatcgaggataataaagaaaacaagga GACAGAAAACGAAGATGACGCTAAAGGCATCCCAGATTTCTGGCtaacaatatttaagaatGTAGGTACATTAGCCGATATGGTTCAGGAACATGATGAGCCGATCCTGAAACATCTAAGTGATATTAAAGTCAAATTTCTGGAATGTAATCCAATG ggaTTTGTCCTTGAGTTCCATTTTACATCAAacgaatatttctcaaatacaGTGCTCACTAAAGAATATATCATGAAATGTGCCCCGGAAAAAAATGATCCATTTAGTTTTGAAGGACCCGagatatttaaatgcaaa GGTTGTGTTATTGATTGGAAGAAAGGCAAgaatgtaacaataaaaacCATTAAGAAAAATCAGAAACATAAATCTCGAGGATCTATGCGTACTGTGACCAAAACGGTTCAAAacgattctttctttaatttctttagtcCGCCAATCG TGCCAGAAGACTCGGAAGCTGACATAGACGATGAAACCCAAGCTTTGTTGACCAGTGATTTCGAATTAGGCCATTACATCAGAGAACGTATAGTTCCTAGAGCTGTATTGTACTACACAG GCGAAGGTTTAGAGGATGAAGATGAAGATTATGAGGATGAGGAGGACGGAGATGATGACGATGACGTCGACGAGGATGAGGAGGATGAGGAGGGTTCATCTCCTAATGCGCCTTCAG ATCAAGCCTAG
- the Nap1 gene encoding nucleosome assembly protein 1-like 1 isoform X3 — protein MQSQPIPVKRRIKALKQLQLVTTNIEAKFYEEVHALECEYYKMCAPIYQKRCEIVSGIYEPTDEQCVWESDEDEETLNNYMKEKAKIEDNKENKETENEDDAKGIPDFWLTIFKNVGTLADMVQEHDEPILKHLSDIKVKFLECNPMGFVLEFHFTSNEYFSNTVLTKEYIMKCAPEKNDPFSFEGPEIFKCKGCVIDWKKGKNVTIKTIKKNQKHKSRGSMRTVTKTVQNDSFFNFFSPPIVPEDSEADIDDETQALLTSDFELGHYIRERIVPRAVLYYTGEGLEDEDEDYEDEEDGDDDDDVDEDEEDEEGSSPNAPSGGKQGDDPNECKQQ, from the exons aTGCAGTCTCAGCCTATTCCTGTCAAACGCAGGATTAAAGCTTTGAAACAACTGCAGCTTGTCACTACTAATATTGAGGCTAAATTTTACGAGGAAGTCCATGCTTTGGAatgtgaatattataaaatgtgtgcACCCATATATCAGAAGCGGTGTGAGATAGTATCTGGTATATATGAGCCAACGGACGAACAATGCGTGTGGGAAAGCGATGAGGATGAAGAAactctaaataattatatgaaagaaaaagcaaaaatcgaggataataaagaaaacaagga GACAGAAAACGAAGATGACGCTAAAGGCATCCCAGATTTCTGGCtaacaatatttaagaatGTAGGTACATTAGCCGATATGGTTCAGGAACATGATGAGCCGATCCTGAAACATCTAAGTGATATTAAAGTCAAATTTCTGGAATGTAATCCAATG ggaTTTGTCCTTGAGTTCCATTTTACATCAAacgaatatttctcaaatacaGTGCTCACTAAAGAATATATCATGAAATGTGCCCCGGAAAAAAATGATCCATTTAGTTTTGAAGGACCCGagatatttaaatgcaaa GGTTGTGTTATTGATTGGAAGAAAGGCAAgaatgtaacaataaaaacCATTAAGAAAAATCAGAAACATAAATCTCGAGGATCTATGCGTACTGTGACCAAAACGGTTCAAAacgattctttctttaatttctttagtcCGCCAATCG TGCCAGAAGACTCGGAAGCTGACATAGACGATGAAACCCAAGCTTTGTTGACCAGTGATTTCGAATTAGGCCATTACATCAGAGAACGTATAGTTCCTAGAGCTGTATTGTACTACACAG GCGAAGGTTTAGAGGATGAAGATGAAGATTATGAGGATGAGGAGGACGGAGATGATGACGATGACGTCGACGAGGATGAGGAGGATGAGGAGGGTTCATCTCCTAATGCGCCTTCAGGTGGGAAACAAGGCGATGATCCTAATGAGTGTAAACAACagtag
- the Rpb5 gene encoding DNA-directed RNA polymerases I, II, and III subunit RPABC1, producing MDDEDETYKLWRIRKTVMQLCHDRGYLVTQDELDQTLEQFKDQFGDKPSEKRPARSDLIVLVAHNDDPTDQLFVFFPDEPKIGIKTIKTYCQRMQEEKIHRAIIVVQQGMTPSAKQSLVDMAPKYILEQFLESELLINITEHELVPEHIVLTPDEKEELLTRYKLKENQLMRIQAGDPVARYFGLKRGQVVKIIRPSETAGRYISYRLVC from the exons ATGGATGACGAGGATGAGACGTATAAATTGTGGCGCATCAGAAAAACAGTAATGCAATTGTGTCACGATAGAGGTTATCTCGTTACACAAGATGAATTGGATCAAACATTGGAACAATTTAAAGATCAATTCGGCGACAAACCGAGCGAGAAGAGACCAGCTAGGAGCGATCTCATTGTTTTAGTAGCGCATAATGACGATCCTACTGATCAATTGTTCGTCTTCTTCCCAGATGAGCCAAAAATTGGCATCAAAACTATAAAGACCTATTGTCAACGCATGCAAGAGGAGAAGATTCACAG AGCGATTATTGTAGTCCAACAAGGCATGACACCTTCAGCTAAACAATCGTTAGTAGACATGGCACCAAAGTATATACTGGAACAATTCTTGGAATCTGAATTATTGATCAATATTACTGAACATGAATTGGTACCCGAGCATATTGTTCTAACTCCGGACGAGAAAGAGGAACTGCTGACGAGGTATAAGCTGAAGGAGAATCAATTAATGCGAATACAAGCTGGCGATCCAGTAGCACGATACTTTGGTCTAAAACGTGGACAAGTCGTTAAAATTATCAGACCATCAGAAACTGCAGGACGGTATATATCCTACAGACTAGTATGTTGA
- the Nap1 gene encoding nucleosome assembly protein 1-like 1 isoform X1 yields the protein MTTDPERAVNSSATESVEDEDDSNRPKSTFRSPEVLDALRNYVPPVLLEQMQSQPIPVKRRIKALKQLQLVTTNIEAKFYEEVHALECEYYKMCAPIYQKRCEIVSGIYEPTDEQCVWESDEDEETLNNYMKEKAKIEDNKENKETENEDDAKGIPDFWLTIFKNVGTLADMVQEHDEPILKHLSDIKVKFLECNPMGFVLEFHFTSNEYFSNTVLTKEYIMKCAPEKNDPFSFEGPEIFKCKGCVIDWKKGKNVTIKTIKKNQKHKSRGSMRTVTKTVQNDSFFNFFSPPIVPEDSEADIDDETQALLTSDFELGHYIRERIVPRAVLYYTGEGLEDEDEDYEDEEDGDDDDDVDEDEEDEEGSSPNAPSGGKQGDDPNECKQQ from the exons ATGACAACCGATCCGGAACGCGCCGTCAATAGTAGTGCTACGGAATCCGTTGAAGACGAAGATGATAGCAACCGACCAAAAAGTACTTTTCGTAGTCCTGAAGTGTTAGATGCTCTTCGAAATTATGTTCCTCCAGTACTATTAGAG caaaTGCAGTCTCAGCCTATTCCTGTCAAACGCAGGATTAAAGCTTTGAAACAACTGCAGCTTGTCACTACTAATATTGAGGCTAAATTTTACGAGGAAGTCCATGCTTTGGAatgtgaatattataaaatgtgtgcACCCATATATCAGAAGCGGTGTGAGATAGTATCTGGTATATATGAGCCAACGGACGAACAATGCGTGTGGGAAAGCGATGAGGATGAAGAAactctaaataattatatgaaagaaaaagcaaaaatcgaggataataaagaaaacaagga GACAGAAAACGAAGATGACGCTAAAGGCATCCCAGATTTCTGGCtaacaatatttaagaatGTAGGTACATTAGCCGATATGGTTCAGGAACATGATGAGCCGATCCTGAAACATCTAAGTGATATTAAAGTCAAATTTCTGGAATGTAATCCAATG ggaTTTGTCCTTGAGTTCCATTTTACATCAAacgaatatttctcaaatacaGTGCTCACTAAAGAATATATCATGAAATGTGCCCCGGAAAAAAATGATCCATTTAGTTTTGAAGGACCCGagatatttaaatgcaaa GGTTGTGTTATTGATTGGAAGAAAGGCAAgaatgtaacaataaaaacCATTAAGAAAAATCAGAAACATAAATCTCGAGGATCTATGCGTACTGTGACCAAAACGGTTCAAAacgattctttctttaatttctttagtcCGCCAATCG TGCCAGAAGACTCGGAAGCTGACATAGACGATGAAACCCAAGCTTTGTTGACCAGTGATTTCGAATTAGGCCATTACATCAGAGAACGTATAGTTCCTAGAGCTGTATTGTACTACACAG GCGAAGGTTTAGAGGATGAAGATGAAGATTATGAGGATGAGGAGGACGGAGATGATGACGATGACGTCGACGAGGATGAGGAGGATGAGGAGGGTTCATCTCCTAATGCGCCTTCAGGTGGGAAACAAGGCGATGATCCTAATGAGTGTAAACAACagtag
- the LOC140665339 gene encoding uncharacterized protein produces MSADTTGLDGIVERTDYDTHDGYLVDEVDRVNLSDMQLDDNDDWLYMPLQCSTESTIHDLYTWLKTEPQLDVQNNKKCIDTRTFTRPKKRSVRMSFESIFEGLPPSPTTNTLETQNVMRTENMEKVLPARMADKESIPPMLKSTKKGVNILSNDNFSVISGQESMEAFLNMSQSKGIDSFINLNEPEFNDPLMSISQPSILYASIISPTNESTFVENGTISVTNKTTTQNVEKEESSSSNINETFVMQNADDTFTLDKMYCTNTLNNSFKESVQLNKGLNETYDTETPIEAPKLQSNVNKAKITTLSSTFVTEPNADATFVQLSNEMNIKPLDTTYLPSAKDAERENLPVSIENDMYKPSVQQVDLNVTCDIPSAESAANILDISFKVPIHNQSTPMNPNMLNPISKLAMKHLEPRQPMYSALKAPTSLRQELLAEIQRGGERKWDSTYNHISSEDLNSRDTKENIRVVCNEDETDVLPLNRYQTYKKSVLTNQCRSQKEIAQRELSADQRKFYTFTKKSNNNPIEKTDAIANENAEMRLNVMDSTFCKPLPPKAQQKRNVPRMLSKLPKFLQKSNPNLVSSSLKAACGVSAGYASISSIGYIKGSQPDIVQRDIAERSQLSSNKLHPYDKLESGSEQRLLEQINANTNIQFPIKRVITAGSTESIESTQSAHSAPDLDDRLSTCSDSSSHNSCNRRTMNIEQLHQLVRMQEESLKQDSAPKPHIRVLENTWVETKTDLPSPILKNGLGYEINRHSQNIDLSMKCSSPLMSPTGSSHALNNDGNPEGHNNITKTKNEIAIVEKTESSNQVVPKIENKTRLRQPTNWSTGNKPAAVISGIPRPASRIPAPRFTRPNAKTAQADLRKGYT; encoded by the exons ATGTCAGCGGACACGACGGGTCTGGATGGGATTGTCGAGCGCACAGATTACGATACTCACGATGGTTATCTCGTCGACGAGGTCGACCGCGTCAATCTGTCGGATATGCAActcgacgacaacgacgattG GTTGTATATGCCTCTGCAATGCTCAACCGAATCTACAATACATGATCTATACACCTGGTTGAAAACAGAACCACAATTGGACGTACAAA aTAACAAAAAGTGCATTGACACGAGAACATTTACAAGACCTAAAAAACGGTCGGTTCGAATGAGTTTTGAATCAATTTTTGAAGGGTTACCACCTTCTCCCACAACAAATACATTGGAAACACAAAATGTTATGCGCACAGAAAAT ATGGAAAAAGTCTTACCTGCAAGAATGGCAGATAAAGAATCTATTCCACCGATGCTGAAGTCCACCAAAAAAGGTGTAAACATTTTATCTAACGATAACTTTTCAGTAATATCAGGTCAGGAAAGCATGGAAGCATTTTTGAACATGTCACAATCCAAAGGAATTGATTcgttcataaatttaaatgaaccAGAATTCAATGATCCATTGATGAGCATATCGCAGCCTTCTATTTTGTATGCATCTATTATCTCGCCTACAAACGAATCTACATTTGTGGAAAATGGCACAATATCAGTAACAAATAAGACTACAActcaaaatgttgaaaaagaaGAGTCAAGCTCCAGTAATATCAATGAAACATTTGTGATGCAAAATGCTGACGATACGTTTACGCTGGACAAAATGTATTGCACAAATACTTTGAATAACAGCTTCAAAGAGTCTGTTCAACTGAATAAAGGCTTGAACGAAACATATGACACTGAAACTCCTATCGAAGCACCAAAACTGCAATCAAATGTCAACAAAGCAAAAATTACCACTTTGTCTTCCACTTTTGTAACCGAGCCTAATGCTGACGCTACTTTCGTACAATTATCGAAcgaaatgaatattaaacCATTAGATACGACGTATCTACCTTCGGCGAAAGACgccgagagagaaaatttgcCTGTATCGATTGAAAACGATATGTATAAGCCTAGTGTACAACAAGTGGATCTGAATGTAACGTGTGATATTCCATCGGCCGAATCTGCGGCAAACATCTTAGACATATCTTTCAAGGTGCCTATTCATAACCAATCCACGCCGATGAATCCGAACATGTTGAATCCAATATCGAAACTCGCTATGAAGCATCTGGAGCCACGGCAACCTATGTACTCCGCGCTAAAAGCTCCCACATCGTTGAGGCAAGAGTTGCTGGCAGAGATTCAACGAGGCGGTGAACGCAAATGGGATTCTACATATAACCATATCTCCAGTGAGGATCTCAACTCAAGAGACACAAAAGAGAATATTCGTGTAGTCTGTAATGAGGATGAGACGGACGTTCTTCCATTGAACAGATACCAGACCTACAAAAAGTCAGTGTTGACAAATCAGTGTAGAAGTCAGAAAGAAATCGCTCAAAGAGAATTATCAGCAGACCAacgtaaattttatacttttacaaaGAAAAGCAACAATAATCCTATCGAAAAGACTGACGCTATTGCCAACGAGAACGCTGAAATGCGTCTGAACGTTATGGACAGCACGTTCTGCAAACCTCTGCCGCCAAAAGCgcaacaaaaaagaaatgtacCAAGAATGTTGTCAAAATTACCAAAGTTCTTGCAAAAATCTAATCCCAATCTTGTGTCGAGTTCACTGAAGGCCGCCTGTGGTGTGTCGGCTGGTTACGCGAGCATATCCAGCATAGGATACATCAAAGGCTCGCAGCCCGATATCGTGCAAAGAGACATCGCCGAGAGATCACAGCTATCGAGCAACAAGTTGCATCCGTATGACAAGCTGGAGAGTGGTTCCGAGCAACGGTTGCTCGAACAGATTAACGCGAAtacaaatattcaatttcCGATAAAGAGAGTGATAACCGCCGGCTCGACGGAGAGTATAGAGAGCACTCAGAGTGCCCATAGCGCTCCTGACTTGGATGATAGACTCAGCACGTGCTCTGACAGTAGCAGTCACAATTCGTGCAACAGACGCACAATGAATATCGAGCAGTTGCATCAATTAGTACGGATGCAAGAAGAGA GTTTAAAACAGGATTCAGCGCCCAAACCGCATATACGAGTCCTAGAAAACACTTGGGTCGAAACAAAGACGGATTTGCCTTCCCCAATTCTGAAAAATGGCTTAGGATACGAAATTAACAGACATtcacaaaatattgatttaagtATGAAATGTAGTTCTCCACTAATGAGTCCTACTGGGTCTAGTCATGCATTAAACAACGACG GAAATCCTGAAGGACATAACAACATAACAAAGACCAAGAATGAAATTGCGATAGTTGAAAAAACAGAG agttCGAATCAAGTAGTGCCTAAAATTGAGAATAAGACTCGGTTGAGACAACCGACTAATTGGAGTACTGGAAACAAGCCAGCTGCTGTGATAAGCGGAATTCCTAGACCTGCATCGCGTATACCAGCTCCCAGATTCACCCGGCCAAACGCGAAAACCGCTCAAGCCGATCTGAGAAAGGGATATACGTGA
- the Ktub gene encoding protein king tubby isoform X1 gives MTSLDLRQQKLEQQRQLIAQKMKQKRQTGASGMVQASNVSSAQHSNRWMNPNKELHAYDGPLQYTMSQANTDIGPYAERKTSEGTINVVNERSLYESFQSVDCADEESSPIDIHSPSESLPRSSPLRVAPSEGATTLINRDNNSSSPELEGNVEGNIEQFVLQPANKKMYYKCRITRDRKGMDRGLYPTYFLHLERDYGKKIFLLAGRKRKKSATSNYLISTDPTDLSRGGESYVGKLRSNLLGTQFTIYDNGYSLLKDDKRDERFNPRQELAAVVYDTNVLGFKGPRKMTVIIPGMTPDQKRVEICPRDDSDTLLERWKLKHMDNLIELHNKTPVWNDESQSYVLNFHGRVTQASVKNFQVVHDSDVEYVVMQFGRVAEDVFTMDYRFPLCTVQAFAIALSSFDSKLACE, from the exons ATGACATCGCTCGATCTGCGACAGCAGAAGCTGGAACAGCAG agaCAGTTAATCGCACAAAAGATGAAACAAAAAAGGCAAACTGGTGCTAGTGGAATGGTACAGGCATCTAATGTATCCAGTGCACAACATTCTAATAGATGGATGAATCCAAACAAGGAACTTCACG cATATGATGGTCCATTACAATATACTATGTCTCAAGCAAATACAGATATAGGACCATATGCAGAGAGAAAAACTAGTGAGGGGACAATTAATG TGGTCAATGAAAGAAGTCTATATGAAAGTTTTCAAAGTGTTGATTGTGCCGATGAGGAATCATCACCTATCGATATCCATTCACCTTCAGAATCTCTACCACGTTCCTCACCACTTCGAGTGGCACCATCGGAAGGAGCTACTACTCTTATTAATAGAGATAATAATTCTTCc AGTCCGGAATTGGAAGGAAATGTTGAAGGTAACATTGAACAATTTGTGTTACAACCAGcaaataagaaaatgtattacaaatgTCGAATAACGCGTGATCGAAAAGGAATGGATCGTGGTCTTTATCCAACCTACTTCTTGCATCTAGAACGTGATTACGGAAAGAAG ATCTTTCTGTTGGCTggtcgaaaaagaaaaaaaagcgcaACGAGTAATTACTTAATCTCAACCGATCCTACGGATCTTTCGAGAGGAGGAGAATCTTATGTAGGTAAACTACGATCAAATCTTTTGGGAACGCAATTCACAATTTATGACAACGGATACTCGCTACTGAAGGATGACAAACGCGACGAGCGTTTTAATCCGCGGCAAGAATTAGCCGCGGTAGTGTACGACACGAACGTTCTAGGTTTTAAAGGGCCACGTAAAATGACAGTCATCATACCAGGCATGACGCCCGATCAAAAGCGAGTAGAGATATGCCCGCGAGACGACTCAGACACTTTGCttg aacGTTGGAAATTAAAGCATATGgacaatttaatagaattacaTAATAAGACTCCTGTGTGGAATGATGAATCACAGTCCTATGTGCTTAACTTCCATGGGCGAGTAACTCAGgcatctgtaaaaaattttcaagttgTCCACGACAGTGATG tgGAATATGTTGTGATGCAGTTCGGACGTGTTGCAGAAGATGTTTTTACAATGGATTATAGATTTCCTCTTTGTACAGTCCAGGCATTTGCCATCGCTCTGAGTAGTTTCGACAGTAAATTAGCATGCGAATAA
- the Ktub gene encoding protein king tubby 1 isoform X2 — MKQKRQTGASGMVQASNVSSAQHSNRWMNPNKELHAYDGPLQYTMSQANTDIGPYAERKTSEGTINVVNERSLYESFQSVDCADEESSPIDIHSPSESLPRSSPLRVAPSEGATTLINRDNNSSSPELEGNVEGNIEQFVLQPANKKMYYKCRITRDRKGMDRGLYPTYFLHLERDYGKKIFLLAGRKRKKSATSNYLISTDPTDLSRGGESYVGKLRSNLLGTQFTIYDNGYSLLKDDKRDERFNPRQELAAVVYDTNVLGFKGPRKMTVIIPGMTPDQKRVEICPRDDSDTLLERWKLKHMDNLIELHNKTPVWNDESQSYVLNFHGRVTQASVKNFQVVHDSDVEYVVMQFGRVAEDVFTMDYRFPLCTVQAFAIALSSFDSKLACE; from the exons ATGAAACAAAAAAGGCAAACTGGTGCTAGTGGAATGGTACAGGCATCTAATGTATCCAGTGCACAACATTCTAATAGATGGATGAATCCAAACAAGGAACTTCACG cATATGATGGTCCATTACAATATACTATGTCTCAAGCAAATACAGATATAGGACCATATGCAGAGAGAAAAACTAGTGAGGGGACAATTAATG TGGTCAATGAAAGAAGTCTATATGAAAGTTTTCAAAGTGTTGATTGTGCCGATGAGGAATCATCACCTATCGATATCCATTCACCTTCAGAATCTCTACCACGTTCCTCACCACTTCGAGTGGCACCATCGGAAGGAGCTACTACTCTTATTAATAGAGATAATAATTCTTCc AGTCCGGAATTGGAAGGAAATGTTGAAGGTAACATTGAACAATTTGTGTTACAACCAGcaaataagaaaatgtattacaaatgTCGAATAACGCGTGATCGAAAAGGAATGGATCGTGGTCTTTATCCAACCTACTTCTTGCATCTAGAACGTGATTACGGAAAGAAG ATCTTTCTGTTGGCTggtcgaaaaagaaaaaaaagcgcaACGAGTAATTACTTAATCTCAACCGATCCTACGGATCTTTCGAGAGGAGGAGAATCTTATGTAGGTAAACTACGATCAAATCTTTTGGGAACGCAATTCACAATTTATGACAACGGATACTCGCTACTGAAGGATGACAAACGCGACGAGCGTTTTAATCCGCGGCAAGAATTAGCCGCGGTAGTGTACGACACGAACGTTCTAGGTTTTAAAGGGCCACGTAAAATGACAGTCATCATACCAGGCATGACGCCCGATCAAAAGCGAGTAGAGATATGCCCGCGAGACGACTCAGACACTTTGCttg aacGTTGGAAATTAAAGCATATGgacaatttaatagaattacaTAATAAGACTCCTGTGTGGAATGATGAATCACAGTCCTATGTGCTTAACTTCCATGGGCGAGTAACTCAGgcatctgtaaaaaattttcaagttgTCCACGACAGTGATG tgGAATATGTTGTGATGCAGTTCGGACGTGTTGCAGAAGATGTTTTTACAATGGATTATAGATTTCCTCTTTGTACAGTCCAGGCATTTGCCATCGCTCTGAGTAGTTTCGACAGTAAATTAGCATGCGAATAA